A single Calidifontibacter indicus DNA region contains:
- the ispG gene encoding flavodoxin-dependent (E)-4-hydroxy-3-methylbut-2-enyl-diphosphate synthase codes for MPSAPAPVLAPRRKTRQIKVGSVGVGSDSPISVQSMTTTPTTDINATLQQIAELTATGCDIVRVACPSQDDADALPAIAKKSQIPVIADIHFQPKYVFAAIDAGCAAVRVNPGNIRQFDDKVKEIADAAKAAGVSIRIGVNAGSLDKRLLEKYGKPTPEALVESAVWEASLFEEHDFHDFKISVKHNDPVVMVKAYELLAERGDWPLHLGVTEAGPAFQGTIKSSVAFGSLLSKGIGDTIRVSLSAPPVEEVKVGNQILQSLNLKPRKLEIVSCPSCGRAQVDVYTLADQVTAGLEGLTVPLRVAVMGCVVNGPGEAREADLGVASGNGKGQIFVKGEVIKTVPESQIVETLIEEAMRIAEEMGEPIDEEGAGSPTVTVG; via the coding sequence ATGCCTTCCGCCCCGGCCCCGGTGCTCGCACCGCGGCGCAAGACCCGGCAGATCAAGGTCGGGTCGGTCGGTGTGGGTTCCGATTCGCCGATCTCGGTGCAGTCGATGACCACGACGCCCACCACCGACATCAACGCGACCCTGCAGCAGATCGCCGAACTCACGGCCACCGGATGCGACATCGTCCGTGTTGCTTGCCCGAGCCAGGACGACGCCGACGCGCTGCCGGCGATCGCGAAGAAGTCGCAGATCCCGGTGATCGCCGACATCCACTTCCAGCCGAAGTACGTCTTCGCCGCGATCGACGCCGGCTGCGCGGCGGTGCGCGTCAACCCGGGAAACATCCGGCAGTTCGACGACAAGGTGAAGGAGATCGCCGACGCCGCGAAGGCGGCCGGGGTCTCGATCCGCATCGGCGTCAACGCCGGCTCGCTCGACAAGCGGCTGCTGGAGAAGTACGGCAAGCCCACCCCGGAAGCGCTCGTCGAGTCGGCCGTCTGGGAGGCGTCGCTGTTCGAGGAGCACGACTTCCACGACTTCAAGATCTCGGTGAAGCACAACGACCCGGTCGTGATGGTGAAGGCCTACGAGCTGCTCGCCGAGCGCGGCGACTGGCCGCTGCACCTCGGCGTCACCGAGGCCGGCCCGGCGTTCCAGGGCACCATCAAGAGCTCGGTCGCGTTCGGCTCGCTGCTGAGCAAGGGCATCGGCGACACCATCCGCGTCTCCCTGTCGGCGCCGCCGGTCGAGGAAGTGAAGGTCGGCAACCAGATCCTGCAGAGCCTCAACCTGAAGCCGCGCAAGCTCGAGATCGTGTCCTGCCCCTCGTGCGGTCGCGCGCAGGTCGACGTCTACACCCTCGCCGACCAGGTGACCGCCGGGCTTGAAGGCCTCACTGTGCCGCTGCGCGTCGCGGTCATGGGCTGCGTCGTCAACGGACCGGGCGAGGCCCGGGAGGCCGACCTCGGCGTCGCGTCGGGCAACGGCAAGGGCCAGATCTTCGTGAAGGGTGAGGTCATCAAGACCGTGCCGGAGAGCCAGATCGTCGAGACGCTCATCGAGGAGGCCATGCGCATCGCCGAGGAGATGGGCGAGCCGATCGACGAGGAGGGCGCCGGTTCGCCGACCGTCACCGTCGGCTGA
- the folP gene encoding dihydropteroate synthase, protein MTSHSPAPLRLRGHTFDASRPAVMAIVNRTTDSFWAGNRHSSFESALQAVDSAVEAGADIVDVGGVRAGQEGDWVDDAAEIKRVVPFLRAVRERHPELVLSLDTWRSSVARAAAGNVDLVNDTWAGHDHELASVAAELGAGYVVSHTGGLRPRTDPVGIRYAAAGAGRAAEDDAAVASVLRTLADGARRALKAGVPADRVLVDPTLDFGKTTLHSLAVLRATGQVVALGFPVLQALSRKDFVGETLDLQADDRLEGTLAATAVAAWSGATVFRAHDVRATRRVVDMVASIRGDRPPAVAVRGEPGEGPSIQLG, encoded by the coding sequence ATGACTTCCCACTCCCCCGCCCCCTTGCGCCTGCGCGGCCACACCTTCGACGCGTCCCGCCCGGCGGTGATGGCGATCGTCAACCGCACGACCGACTCGTTCTGGGCCGGCAACCGCCACTCGTCCTTCGAGTCGGCGCTGCAGGCGGTCGATTCTGCGGTCGAAGCCGGCGCCGACATCGTCGATGTGGGTGGGGTGCGCGCCGGCCAGGAGGGCGACTGGGTCGACGACGCCGCCGAGATCAAGCGGGTCGTGCCGTTCCTGCGAGCCGTGCGCGAACGCCACCCGGAGCTGGTGCTGTCGCTGGATACGTGGCGGTCATCGGTGGCCCGGGCCGCGGCCGGCAATGTCGACCTCGTGAACGACACCTGGGCCGGACACGACCACGAACTCGCTTCCGTCGCAGCCGAACTCGGCGCCGGATATGTCGTCTCGCACACCGGCGGGCTGCGGCCGCGCACCGACCCGGTCGGCATCCGTTACGCGGCCGCGGGCGCCGGGCGGGCCGCCGAGGACGACGCCGCAGTGGCGTCGGTGCTGCGTACCCTGGCGGACGGCGCCCGCCGGGCGCTCAAGGCCGGTGTGCCGGCCGATCGGGTGCTCGTCGACCCCACCCTCGACTTCGGCAAGACGACCCTTCATTCACTGGCCGTGCTTCGTGCGACCGGTCAGGTTGTGGCGCTGGGATTCCCTGTGTTGCAGGCGCTTTCGCGCAAGGACTTCGTCGGCGAGACGCTCGACCTCCAGGCCGACGACCGACTGGAGGGCACCCTCGCGGCGACCGCGGTCGCCGCGTGGTCGGGTGCCACGGTGTTCCGCGCTCACGACGTGCGGGCCACCCGCCGGGTGGTCGACATGGTCGCGTCGATCCGCGGTGACCGTCCGCCGGCGGTCGCCGTCCGTGGGGAGCCGGGCGAGGGGCCGAGCATCCAGCTCGGCTGA
- a CDS encoding catalase: MTVEGPRQDAGNTKPLTTVAGAPVWENQNSLTAGARGPLLLQDVWFLEKLAHFDREVIPERRMHAKGSGAFGTFTVTNDITKYTGASIFAEVGKKTEMFARFSTVAGERGAADAERDIRGFALKFYTDQGNWDLVGNNTPVFFFRDPLKFPDLNHAVKRDPKTNMRSPENNWDFWTNLPEALHQVTIVMSDRGIPDGYRHMNGFGSHTYSFYNKEGERYWVKFHHRSQQGLKNLTDDAAAAIVSADRESSQRDLFEAIEQGDFPKWKLYVQIMPEADAEKVPYHPFDLTKVWPKADYPLIEVGEWELNRNAENYHTDVEQAAFSPANVVPGIGFSPDRMLQGRLFSYGDAARYRLGVNHHQIPVNSPKGAPHVNSYHRDGAMRLSAEPTPGINPNSYGRWEEQPQFREPALKIDPLADRFDFRQDDDDYFSQPGQLFRSFTDAQKQRLFENTARAISGASAETIERHIGNCTKADQAYGDGVRAAIDALNAGEAPKAGTEDLEYGPEFDGDLL, from the coding sequence ATGACCGTCGAAGGACCCCGGCAGGACGCCGGCAACACCAAGCCGTTGACCACCGTCGCCGGTGCACCGGTGTGGGAAAACCAGAACAGCCTCACCGCGGGTGCCCGCGGCCCGCTGCTGCTGCAGGACGTGTGGTTCCTGGAGAAGCTCGCCCACTTCGACCGCGAGGTCATCCCGGAGCGTCGCATGCACGCGAAGGGTTCGGGTGCGTTCGGCACATTCACCGTGACGAACGACATCACCAAGTACACCGGCGCGAGCATCTTCGCCGAGGTGGGCAAGAAGACCGAGATGTTCGCCCGCTTCTCGACGGTCGCCGGTGAGCGCGGCGCGGCCGACGCCGAGCGCGACATCCGTGGTTTTGCGTTGAAGTTCTACACCGACCAGGGCAACTGGGACCTCGTCGGCAACAACACCCCGGTGTTCTTCTTCCGCGACCCGCTGAAGTTCCCCGACCTGAACCACGCGGTCAAGCGCGACCCCAAGACCAACATGCGTAGCCCGGAGAACAACTGGGACTTCTGGACCAACCTGCCCGAGGCACTGCACCAGGTGACCATCGTGATGTCCGACCGCGGCATCCCCGACGGCTACCGGCACATGAACGGCTTCGGCAGCCACACCTACTCCTTCTACAACAAGGAGGGTGAGCGCTACTGGGTGAAGTTCCACCACCGCAGCCAGCAGGGTTTGAAGAACCTCACCGACGACGCCGCGGCCGCGATCGTCTCGGCCGACCGTGAGTCGAGCCAGCGTGACCTGTTCGAGGCGATCGAGCAGGGCGACTTCCCCAAGTGGAAGCTGTACGTGCAGATCATGCCGGAGGCCGACGCGGAGAAGGTGCCCTACCACCCGTTCGACCTCACCAAGGTGTGGCCGAAGGCCGACTACCCGCTGATCGAGGTGGGCGAGTGGGAGCTCAACCGCAACGCGGAGAACTACCACACCGACGTCGAGCAGGCCGCCTTCAGCCCGGCGAACGTCGTGCCCGGCATCGGCTTCTCCCCCGACCGCATGCTGCAGGGTCGTCTGTTCTCCTACGGTGACGCCGCCCGGTACCGCCTCGGTGTCAACCACCACCAGATCCCGGTGAACTCCCCGAAGGGCGCGCCGCACGTCAACTCCTACCACCGCGACGGTGCGATGCGTCTGTCGGCCGAGCCGACCCCGGGCATCAACCCGAACAGCTACGGTCGCTGGGAGGAGCAGCCGCAGTTCCGCGAGCCGGCTCTGAAGATCGACCCGCTCGCCGACCGGTTCGACTTCCGCCAGGACGACGACGACTACTTCAGCCAGCCGGGCCAGTTGTTCCGCAGCTTCACCGACGCGCAGAAGCAGCGCCTGTTCGAGAACACCGCGCGCGCGATCAGCGGTGCCTCGGCCGAGACCATCGAGCGCCACATCGGCAACTGCACCAAGGCCGACCAGGCCTACGGTGACGGTGTCCGCGCGGCGATCGACGCGCTCAACGCCGGTGAGGCCCCGAAGGCCGGCACCGAAGACCTCGAGTACGGCCCGGAGTTCGACGGAGACCTGCTCTGA
- a CDS encoding DUF559 domain-containing protein: protein MTGRIPVPTGPFSVRQARAAGLSSDRLRGGDLVSPFRGVRAAAEPDSARAATLAYAPRLAGTHAFTGPSAAVLWGLPIPARSAGPGFVTIAVAKSRTRSVVRGVITRELKPELFDVVELDGTRVTTPALTWCTLARECSLRELVRIGDAMISTNDAYVGRRPGFVPVPVADLLAAVRRWKGCVGVGKLRLAVELLRPGVASPPESDLRMVLDDAGFPDFEVNADLWDDDGTFLARPDLLLRELRLIVEYEGDGHRTDQQQFRKDITRIARLESENYTVVRVTADDLYRAPDALRTRMWKAFDLATLRSGLESA, encoded by the coding sequence ATGACTGGTCGCATCCCGGTACCTACAGGCCCGTTCAGCGTTCGGCAGGCGCGGGCGGCCGGGCTCAGCTCCGACCGACTCCGCGGCGGTGACCTCGTGTCTCCCTTCCGCGGTGTGCGGGCGGCCGCCGAGCCCGACTCTGCGCGCGCGGCCACGCTGGCCTACGCTCCGCGGCTCGCAGGAACTCACGCGTTCACGGGGCCGTCGGCTGCCGTCCTCTGGGGGCTGCCCATCCCGGCTCGCTCGGCTGGACCAGGCTTCGTCACGATCGCTGTCGCCAAGAGTCGAACCCGCTCCGTCGTGCGTGGGGTCATCACCCGTGAATTGAAGCCGGAGCTGTTCGACGTGGTCGAGCTGGATGGCACGCGGGTGACCACGCCGGCGCTCACCTGGTGCACGCTCGCACGTGAGTGCTCGTTGCGAGAACTCGTCCGGATCGGCGACGCGATGATCAGCACGAACGACGCGTACGTCGGCCGGCGGCCTGGGTTCGTTCCGGTGCCTGTCGCGGATCTGCTGGCGGCCGTGCGTCGGTGGAAGGGCTGCGTGGGCGTCGGGAAGCTGCGCCTGGCAGTCGAACTGCTCCGACCGGGCGTGGCCTCGCCGCCGGAGTCCGACCTGCGGATGGTCCTCGACGACGCGGGGTTCCCCGATTTCGAGGTCAATGCGGATCTGTGGGACGACGACGGCACCTTCCTCGCGCGTCCCGACCTGCTGTTGCGTGAGCTGAGGCTGATCGTTGAGTACGAAGGGGACGGCCACCGCACCGATCAGCAGCAGTTCCGCAAGGACATCACGCGCATCGCCCGGCTCGAGAGCGAGAACTACACCGTGGTGCGGGTGACCGCTGACGATCTCTATCGCGCGCCCGACGCACTGCGGACGCGTATGTGGAAGGCCTTCGACCTCGCAACACTGCGCTCCGGCCTCGAATCCGCGTGA
- a CDS encoding M50 family metallopeptidase translates to MFLLGVLFMVLGVGASIALHEIGHLTPAKKFGVKVTQYMVGFGPTLWSKRKGETEYGVKAIPLGGYIRMIGMFPPRPEDEVLPDGTVRVRASSTGRFSQMVDEARSAAYEEVSPADRHRVFYDLPTYKKVIIMFGGPFMNLVIAGVLLTIVACGIGLPAVKAAKIYTVQPCLTTTATTCAEADRSPAAKAGLKDGDQFVSVGGKPVTTGTEAINTIRAHGNQPVEVVVLRGGQQVSITVTPVLKTMDKIDAEGSPVLNWKGQRERAEVGVIGASIGAAKVVDERRPLTDAPAITWDTFVKTGSVFVKIPQKMVGVVSAAFGSGERDVNGPVSVVGVGRIAGEVADIQQITLMDKFAMLLMMLAALNMALFVFNLVPLLPLDGGHIATALWEAVKRPIQRARGVTGRIYADAAKGMPIAYGVSLVLIVMFVLLAYADIVNPVKLGN, encoded by the coding sequence ATGTTCCTGCTCGGCGTTCTGTTCATGGTGCTCGGTGTCGGGGCCTCGATCGCCCTGCACGAGATCGGCCACCTCACCCCGGCCAAGAAGTTCGGGGTGAAGGTCACCCAGTACATGGTCGGCTTCGGGCCGACGCTCTGGTCGAAGCGCAAGGGCGAGACCGAGTACGGCGTGAAGGCGATCCCGCTCGGCGGTTACATCCGGATGATCGGCATGTTCCCGCCGCGGCCCGAGGACGAAGTGCTGCCCGACGGCACCGTGCGGGTGCGGGCATCCTCGACCGGCCGGTTCAGCCAGATGGTCGACGAAGCGCGGAGCGCCGCGTACGAGGAGGTGTCGCCCGCCGACCGACACCGCGTCTTCTACGACCTGCCGACGTACAAGAAGGTCATCATCATGTTCGGCGGACCGTTCATGAACCTCGTGATCGCCGGCGTGCTGCTCACCATCGTCGCCTGCGGCATCGGCCTGCCCGCGGTGAAGGCGGCCAAGATCTACACCGTGCAGCCCTGCCTCACGACGACGGCGACCACGTGTGCCGAGGCCGACCGATCGCCGGCGGCCAAGGCGGGTCTGAAGGACGGTGACCAGTTCGTCTCGGTCGGTGGCAAGCCGGTTACCACCGGTACCGAGGCGATCAACACCATCCGTGCCCACGGCAACCAGCCCGTCGAGGTGGTGGTCCTGCGCGGCGGCCAGCAGGTGTCGATCACCGTCACCCCCGTGTTGAAGACGATGGACAAGATCGACGCCGAGGGCAGCCCCGTCCTCAACTGGAAGGGGCAGCGCGAGCGCGCCGAGGTCGGTGTCATCGGCGCGTCGATCGGTGCCGCGAAGGTCGTCGACGAACGCCGTCCGCTGACCGATGCACCCGCCATCACCTGGGACACCTTCGTCAAGACCGGATCTGTCTTCGTGAAGATCCCGCAGAAGATGGTCGGAGTCGTCTCCGCCGCGTTCGGCAGCGGTGAACGCGATGTCAACGGGCCGGTCTCCGTCGTGGGCGTCGGCCGCATCGCCGGCGAGGTGGCCGACATCCAGCAGATCACGCTGATGGACAAGTTCGCGATGCTGCTGATGATGCTCGCCGCGCTGAACATGGCGCTGTTCGTGTTCAACCTGGTGCCGTTGCTGCCATTGGACGGCGGCCACATCGCCACGGCGCTGTGGGAGGCGGTCAAGCGTCCGATCCAGCGCGCCCGCGGTGTCACCGGCCGCATCTACGCCGACGCGGCCAAGGGCATGCCGATCGCGTACGGCGTCTCGCTGGTGCTCATCGTGATGTTCGTGCTGCTGGCCTACGCCGACATCGTCAACCCGGTGAAGCTGGGCAACTGA
- a CDS encoding Fur family transcriptional regulator produces the protein MSTPTDMLRDAQLRVTRPRVTVLEVLRDHPHASAEAVAQQVRAAIGTVSTQAVYDVLHALEGASLIRRFEPAGSSARYELQAHDNHHHLVCRNCGTITDVECGTGRAPCMDAPDDHGFVIDETEVTYWGLCPDCRSNTP, from the coding sequence ATGTCCACCCCGACCGATATGCTGCGCGATGCACAGTTGCGTGTCACCCGTCCGCGGGTGACCGTGCTCGAGGTGCTGCGCGACCATCCGCACGCCAGTGCGGAGGCCGTGGCACAGCAGGTGCGCGCGGCGATCGGCACGGTGTCGACACAGGCCGTCTACGACGTGCTGCACGCGCTGGAGGGTGCGTCGCTCATCCGCCGGTTCGAGCCGGCCGGGTCGAGTGCGCGCTACGAGTTGCAGGCACACGACAACCACCACCACCTGGTCTGCCGCAACTGCGGCACCATCACCGACGTCGAGTGCGGCACCGGCCGCGCGCCGTGCATGGACGCCCCCGACGACCACGGGTTCGTCATCGACGAGACCGAGGTGACCTACTGGGGGCTCTGCCCCGACTGCAGGTCGAACACCCCCTGA
- a CDS encoding acyl-CoA dehydrogenase family protein, translated as MSTDVFQRNPINQPRPLVGHNGVRGDAGLVAAVRAQAGEQADALLDSLDELGLEAGSAETREHGMLANEHPPALRPVDRFGTRIDEVEFHPSWHHMMSRGIAHGLGATPWVSDEPLPHLRRAAGYIAWTPLEPGHGCPITMTYASVPALRSDDALAKEWTDLLASTSYDFGLREPHTKRGLLAGMGMTEKQGGSDVRTNVTRADRQDDGSYRLTGHKWFTSAPMNDLFLVLAQAPDGLSCFVLPRVCPDGSRNDVRIVRLKDKLGNRSNASSELEFHGAYAIRLGNEGAGVLTIIEMVAATRLDCVLGSTSLMRRAVAEASWHVSQRAAFGATLIDQPAMTNVVADLALEAEAATHLGLRLARAVEAPHDDQEKALRRMALPLAKFWVCKRTPTVTVEAMECLGGNGYAEESGMPLLVRESPLNSIWEGSGNVNALDLLRVLARSPEAIEAWRAEVTLAAGQHAALDRAVDAVLADLHAAAADLGSAEGRARSLTARMAVLLQASLLVRHSTPEVADAFVASRVAGQWDGVYGTLSASADVTAIARRALPADPA; from the coding sequence GTGAGCACCGATGTCTTCCAGCGCAACCCGATCAACCAGCCGCGCCCGCTCGTCGGGCACAACGGCGTCCGGGGCGATGCAGGTCTCGTCGCCGCGGTGCGCGCCCAGGCCGGCGAGCAGGCTGACGCGCTGCTCGACTCGCTCGACGAACTCGGGCTCGAGGCGGGGTCGGCCGAAACCCGCGAGCACGGGATGCTCGCCAACGAGCACCCGCCCGCACTGCGCCCGGTCGACCGGTTCGGCACCCGCATCGACGAGGTGGAGTTCCACCCCAGCTGGCACCACATGATGAGTCGCGGCATCGCCCACGGTCTCGGCGCGACGCCGTGGGTGAGCGACGAGCCGCTGCCGCACCTGCGCCGCGCGGCCGGCTACATCGCCTGGACCCCGCTCGAGCCGGGCCACGGGTGCCCGATCACGATGACGTACGCCTCGGTGCCGGCGCTGCGCTCCGACGACGCGCTGGCCAAGGAATGGACCGACCTCCTGGCCTCGACCAGCTACGACTTCGGGCTGCGCGAACCGCACACCAAGCGCGGCCTGCTCGCCGGCATGGGCATGACCGAGAAGCAGGGTGGGTCCGACGTGCGCACCAACGTGACCCGCGCCGACCGCCAGGACGACGGGTCGTACCGGCTCACCGGGCACAAATGGTTCACCTCGGCGCCGATGAACGATCTGTTCCTCGTGCTCGCACAGGCGCCCGACGGACTCAGCTGCTTCGTGTTGCCGCGGGTGTGCCCGGACGGTTCGCGCAACGACGTGCGCATCGTGCGGCTCAAGGACAAGCTCGGCAACCGCTCGAACGCCTCCAGCGAACTGGAGTTCCACGGTGCCTACGCGATCCGGCTGGGCAACGAGGGTGCCGGCGTGCTCACGATCATCGAGATGGTCGCCGCGACCCGCCTCGACTGCGTGTTGGGGTCGACCTCGTTGATGAGACGCGCTGTGGCAGAAGCGAGTTGGCACGTCTCGCAGCGAGCGGCGTTCGGTGCGACGCTCATCGACCAGCCGGCGATGACCAATGTCGTCGCCGACCTTGCGCTCGAGGCCGAGGCCGCCACCCACCTCGGGCTGCGCCTCGCCCGCGCCGTCGAGGCGCCGCACGACGACCAGGAGAAGGCGCTGCGCCGGATGGCCCTGCCGCTGGCGAAGTTCTGGGTGTGCAAACGCACCCCGACGGTGACCGTCGAGGCGATGGAGTGCCTCGGCGGCAACGGTTACGCCGAGGAATCGGGCATGCCGCTGCTGGTGCGCGAGAGCCCGCTCAACTCGATCTGGGAGGGCAGCGGCAATGTCAACGCCCTCGACCTGCTGCGCGTGCTGGCGCGTTCGCCCGAGGCAATCGAGGCTTGGCGCGCCGAGGTGACGCTCGCCGCCGGGCAGCACGCCGCGCTCGACCGCGCCGTCGACGCGGTGCTCGCCGACCTCCACGCGGCCGCCGCCGACCTCGGCAGCGCCGAGGGCCGGGCCCGCTCGCTCACCGCGCGGATGGCGGTGCTGTTGCAGGCCTCGCTGCTGGTGCGTCACTCCACCCCGGAGGTGGCCGACGCGTTCGTCGCCAGCCGGGTCGCCGGCCAGTGGGACGGCGTCTACGGCACCTTGTCGGCGTCCGCCGACGTGACCGCGATCGCCCGCCGCGCGCTGCCCGCCGACCCCGCCTGA
- a CDS encoding DUF402 domain-containing protein, translating to MDSAQPDAQTPIGTPVHLDFRKYDGSEHWQEHYSLLGVDDFGVWLGMEAGTPFARPGMSVVARTNTVRLLPPGARWAACFNAPDPGRLLKAHIYVDITTPVQWSHDAEGFHARMVDVDLDVVERFSGELFIDDEDEFADHTVEFGYPADLVEATEAAARDVLAAVRERRPPFDGTGDSWLTRIRP from the coding sequence ATGGACTCCGCTCAGCCCGACGCACAGACGCCGATCGGCACCCCGGTGCACCTCGACTTCCGCAAGTACGACGGCAGCGAGCACTGGCAGGAGCACTACTCGCTGCTCGGGGTCGACGACTTCGGCGTGTGGCTGGGCATGGAAGCGGGCACTCCGTTCGCCCGACCGGGGATGTCTGTCGTGGCGCGCACCAACACGGTCCGTCTGCTGCCGCCGGGCGCTCGTTGGGCGGCGTGCTTCAACGCACCCGACCCCGGGAGACTGCTCAAGGCGCACATTTACGTCGACATCACCACTCCCGTGCAGTGGTCGCACGACGCCGAGGGATTCCACGCGCGGATGGTCGATGTCGACCTCGACGTCGTCGAGCGGTTCAGCGGCGAGTTGTTCATCGACGACGAGGACGAGTTCGCCGATCACACAGTCGAATTCGGCTACCCCGCCGACCTGGTCGAGGCGACCGAGGCGGCAGCCCGCGATGTGCTCGCAGCGGTGCGTGAGCGCCGTCCGCCCTTCGACGGCACCGGCGACTCCTGGCTCACCCGCATCCGGCCATAA
- a CDS encoding ankyrin repeat domain-containing protein yields MSQRGLTPQERERVVALALDLARAGRGDELLEFVDHGLPIDVVDGDGNTLLMLAAYHGHADTVRRLLAAGADPNLRNGRDQSVVAGALFKGEREIVRLLVEAGSDLDAGTPTARQAAEMFGRQALLDG; encoded by the coding sequence CTGAGCCAGCGGGGACTCACGCCGCAAGAGCGCGAGCGCGTCGTTGCGCTCGCGCTCGACCTGGCGCGTGCCGGACGCGGTGACGAACTCCTGGAGTTCGTCGACCACGGCCTGCCGATCGACGTCGTCGACGGCGACGGCAACACCCTGCTGATGCTCGCGGCCTACCACGGTCACGCCGACACCGTCCGCCGGTTGTTGGCGGCGGGCGCCGACCCGAACCTGCGCAACGGACGCGACCAGTCGGTCGTGGCCGGCGCGTTGTTCAAGGGCGAACGCGAGATCGTGCGTCTGCTCGTCGAGGCCGGCAGCGACCTCGACGCCGGCACCCCGACCGCCCGCCAGGCGGCCGAGATGTTCGGTCGACAGGCCTTGCTGGACGGCTGA
- a CDS encoding DUF4081 domain-containing GNAT family N-acetyltransferase, translating into MLRTFRPPATLRAEDLDAARRLVASDPIANVFVGARMAAAGSYATQNIIAMTEGPTLRSMCWTSANVVPIGVHESELDGYAARLRRHRRRSSSVFGLATQVLPLWERLEKHWGRPRSVRHAQPLMAATVDDLNDAVGADPRVRPAVLDELDLVVPAAAHMFTGEIGYPPYYGSDREYRRMVAALIRQGHTYVIVEGGRVIFKADIGSLAFGVGQIQGVWVEPALRGHGIAAPAMKAVAQQVLADHAGTVSLYVNDFNTAAIRTYDRVGFKQHDTFATVIL; encoded by the coding sequence GTGCTTCGTACGTTTCGGCCGCCGGCCACGCTCAGGGCTGAGGACCTCGACGCCGCGCGGCGGCTGGTGGCGAGTGACCCGATAGCGAACGTCTTCGTCGGGGCGCGCATGGCGGCGGCCGGTTCGTATGCCACCCAGAACATCATCGCGATGACCGAGGGCCCGACCCTGCGGTCGATGTGCTGGACGTCGGCGAACGTCGTGCCGATCGGGGTGCACGAGAGCGAACTCGACGGATACGCCGCCCGGCTGCGTCGGCACCGTCGACGCAGCAGTTCGGTCTTCGGGCTCGCCACCCAGGTGCTGCCGCTCTGGGAGCGGCTCGAGAAGCATTGGGGCAGACCACGATCGGTGCGTCACGCCCAGCCGTTGATGGCGGCGACCGTCGACGACCTCAACGACGCGGTCGGGGCCGACCCGCGGGTGCGGCCCGCGGTGCTCGACGAACTCGACCTCGTCGTGCCCGCCGCTGCCCACATGTTCACCGGCGAGATCGGTTACCCGCCCTATTACGGCTCCGACCGGGAGTACCGCCGGATGGTGGCGGCGCTCATCCGGCAGGGCCACACCTACGTCATCGTCGAGGGCGGCCGCGTCATCTTCAAGGCCGACATCGGCTCTCTCGCGTTCGGGGTGGGTCAGATCCAGGGTGTGTGGGTCGAGCCGGCGTTGCGCGGGCACGGCATCGCCGCACCCGCGATGAAGGCTGTCGCGCAGCAGGTGCTCGCCGACCATGCGGGCACGGTGTCGCTCTACGTCAACGACTTCAACACCGCCGCGATCCGCACCTACGACCGCGTCGGGTTCAAGCAGCACGACACGTTCGCCACCGTCATCCTCTGA